In a single window of the Lasioglossum baleicum chromosome 10, iyLasBale1, whole genome shotgun sequence genome:
- the LOC143212690 gene encoding uncharacterized protein LOC143212690 isoform X2 produces the protein MSPINKRKLRFQKRTGSDISKRRKPNMNNTDIAAFIRKNTIKDSLLLKNPVVILQRLPNIPPCGSQKMSDTIVDKSRKILESTRTRISLNNQNNDKRNTNRLSTNLSLKFSTPRTKQQHWKGNSTPISDSISRRSKKSFDRNNCNWLDVQEQTAIAIHSEQGSARKKNETYELMEPETPNLQRKLRERQNITDRRANSNVKETKKTLNAHLKRLSLDKKRTRIPVLQTSRQKKIQAEKSINRTVAIHENKSIKGAMLTASRRKSKSPMNMKSFTLLAGLRGKSKVNITSNPTIKKLDLKNVTPKKVPNFAEIHEKLFAKSESVVDARKRLRERHEALRTLKVDKLRIPNLTPKNKSIPHKTNENQFRFKLRLNDATNCILKKQPTANPISNRSKTQQQTREFLKGVRTNRRFELQMKTRNMIRQ, from the exons ATGTCACCGATTAACAAGAGAAAATTGCGTTTTCAAAAGCGAACTGGTTCCGATATATCAAAAAGAAGAAAACCAAACATGAATAACACAGACATAGCTGCTTTCATAAGAAAGAACACTATAAAGGATAGCTTACTGTTAAAAAATCCAGTGGTAATACTGCAAAGACTTCCGAACATTCCTCCCTGCGGATCACAGAAAATGTCCGATACGATCGTTGATAAGTCGAGGAAGATATTGGAATCTACCCGTACAAGAATCAGCTTAAATAATCAAAACAATGATAAAAGAAACACTAATAGGTTGTCGACCAACTtatctttaaagttttcaaCACCCAGAACTAAGCAGCAACACTGGAAAGGAAATAGTACTCCCATCAGTGATAGCATATCTCGTCGATCAAAGAAAAGTTTCGATAGAAACAATTGTAACTGGCTAGATGTTCAAGAACAAACTGCTATAGCAATACATAGCGAACAGGGTTCAGCCAGAAAGAAGAATGAAACTTACGAACTTATGGAGCCAGAGACGCCGAATTTACAAAGAAAACTACGCGAAAGACAAAACATAACGGATAGGAGAGCCAATTCAAATgtgaaagaaacaaaaaaaacctTGAATGCACATTTGAAGAGGCTTTCCTTGGATAAGAAGCGTACACGTATACCTGTATTACAAACTTCACGACAGAAAAAAATACAGGCCGAGAAATCCATCAATCGAACGGTTGCGATACATGAGAATAAAAGTATTAAGGGTGCTATGTTGACTGCATCTCGAAGAAAGTCTAAGAGTCCTATGAACATGAAATCTTTTACTCTGCTAGCTGGATTACGTGGCAAATCAAAAGTTAATATTACATCAAATCCCACCATTAAGAAACTGG ATTTGAAAAATGTTACACCGAAAAAAGTTCCAAATTTTGCTGAAATTCATGAAAAATTGTTTGCCAAATCAGAATCTGTTGTAGATGCACGAAAACGATTGAGAGAAAGACATGAAGCATTGA GGACATTGAAGGTCGACAAATTACGAATACCCAATCTTACTCCCAAAAACAAATCAATACCACATAAGACAAACGAAAACCAATTTCGATTTAAGTTGAGGCTAAATGATGCTACAAACTGTATACTAAAAAAACAACCGACTGCGAATCCGATAAG TAACAGAAGCAAAACTCAACAACAAACCAGAGAATTTCTGAAAGGTGTAAGAACAAATCGACGTTTTGAACTACAAATGAAAACTAGAAATATGATTCGTCAATAG
- the LOC143212690 gene encoding uncharacterized protein LOC143212690 isoform X1, protein MREVVLFRVTEEGKGAFQERNLRYLTQIKTMSPINKRKLRFQKRTGSDISKRRKPNMNNTDIAAFIRKNTIKDSLLLKNPVVILQRLPNIPPCGSQKMSDTIVDKSRKILESTRTRISLNNQNNDKRNTNRLSTNLSLKFSTPRTKQQHWKGNSTPISDSISRRSKKSFDRNNCNWLDVQEQTAIAIHSEQGSARKKNETYELMEPETPNLQRKLRERQNITDRRANSNVKETKKTLNAHLKRLSLDKKRTRIPVLQTSRQKKIQAEKSINRTVAIHENKSIKGAMLTASRRKSKSPMNMKSFTLLAGLRGKSKVNITSNPTIKKLDLKNVTPKKVPNFAEIHEKLFAKSESVVDARKRLRERHEALRTLKVDKLRIPNLTPKNKSIPHKTNENQFRFKLRLNDATNCILKKQPTANPISNRSKTQQQTREFLKGVRTNRRFELQMKTRNMIRQ, encoded by the exons GAATTtaagatatttaacacaaattaAAACAATGTCACCGATTAACAAGAGAAAATTGCGTTTTCAAAAGCGAACTGGTTCCGATATATCAAAAAGAAGAAAACCAAACATGAATAACACAGACATAGCTGCTTTCATAAGAAAGAACACTATAAAGGATAGCTTACTGTTAAAAAATCCAGTGGTAATACTGCAAAGACTTCCGAACATTCCTCCCTGCGGATCACAGAAAATGTCCGATACGATCGTTGATAAGTCGAGGAAGATATTGGAATCTACCCGTACAAGAATCAGCTTAAATAATCAAAACAATGATAAAAGAAACACTAATAGGTTGTCGACCAACTtatctttaaagttttcaaCACCCAGAACTAAGCAGCAACACTGGAAAGGAAATAGTACTCCCATCAGTGATAGCATATCTCGTCGATCAAAGAAAAGTTTCGATAGAAACAATTGTAACTGGCTAGATGTTCAAGAACAAACTGCTATAGCAATACATAGCGAACAGGGTTCAGCCAGAAAGAAGAATGAAACTTACGAACTTATGGAGCCAGAGACGCCGAATTTACAAAGAAAACTACGCGAAAGACAAAACATAACGGATAGGAGAGCCAATTCAAATgtgaaagaaacaaaaaaaacctTGAATGCACATTTGAAGAGGCTTTCCTTGGATAAGAAGCGTACACGTATACCTGTATTACAAACTTCACGACAGAAAAAAATACAGGCCGAGAAATCCATCAATCGAACGGTTGCGATACATGAGAATAAAAGTATTAAGGGTGCTATGTTGACTGCATCTCGAAGAAAGTCTAAGAGTCCTATGAACATGAAATCTTTTACTCTGCTAGCTGGATTACGTGGCAAATCAAAAGTTAATATTACATCAAATCCCACCATTAAGAAACTGG ATTTGAAAAATGTTACACCGAAAAAAGTTCCAAATTTTGCTGAAATTCATGAAAAATTGTTTGCCAAATCAGAATCTGTTGTAGATGCACGAAAACGATTGAGAGAAAGACATGAAGCATTGA GGACATTGAAGGTCGACAAATTACGAATACCCAATCTTACTCCCAAAAACAAATCAATACCACATAAGACAAACGAAAACCAATTTCGATTTAAGTTGAGGCTAAATGATGCTACAAACTGTATACTAAAAAAACAACCGACTGCGAATCCGATAAG TAACAGAAGCAAAACTCAACAACAAACCAGAGAATTTCTGAAAGGTGTAAGAACAAATCGACGTTTTGAACTACAAATGAAAACTAGAAATATGATTCGTCAATAG